The following coding sequences are from one Pecten maximus unplaced genomic scaffold, xPecMax1.1, whole genome shotgun sequence window:
- the LOC117320599 gene encoding protein IWS1 homolog, whose amino-acid sequence ADTKDINLSPKHKADTKDISLSPKHKADTKDISLSPKHKADTKDINLSPKHKADTKDISLSPKHKADTKDISLSPKHKADTKDISLSPKHKADTKDISLSPKHKADTKDISLSPKHKADTKDISLSPKYKADTKDIGLSPKHKADTKDISLSPKHKADTKDISLSPKHKADTKDISLSPKHKADTKDIGLSPKHKADTKDISLSPKHKADTKDISLSPKHKADTKDISLSPKHKADTKDISISPKHKADTKDISLSPKHKADTKDISLSPTSNTRLIPRTSADTKDISLSPEHKADTKDISLSPKHKADTKDISLSPKHKADTKDISLSPKHKADTKDISLSPKHKADTSDISLSPKHKADTSDISLSPKHKADTKDISL is encoded by the exons GCTGATACCAAGGACATCAATCTATCACCCAAACACAAGGCTGATACCAAGGACATCAGTCTATCACCCAAACACAAGGCTGATACCAAGGACATCAGTCTATCACCCAAACACAAGGCTGATACCAAGGACATCAATCTATCACCCAAACACAAGGCTGATACCAAGGACATCAGTCTATCACCCAAACACAAGGCTGATACCAAGGACATCAGTCTATCACCCAAACACAAGGCTGATACCAAGGACATCAGTCTATCACCCAAACACAAGGCTGATACCAAGGACATCAGTCTGTCACCCAAACACAAGGCTGATACCAAGGACATCAGTTTATCACCCAAACACAAGGCTGATACCAAGGACATCAGTCTGTCACCCAAATACAAGGCTGATACCAAGGACATCGGTCTATCACCCAAACACAAGGCTGATACCAAGGACATCAGTCTATCACCCAAACACAAGGCTGACACCAAGGATATCAGTCTATCACCCAAACACAAGGCTGATACCAAGGACATCAGTCTATCACCCAAACACAAGGCTGATACCAAGGACATCGGTCTATCACCCAAACACAAGGCTGACACCAAGGACATCAGTCTATCACCCAAACACAAGGCTGATACCAAGGACATCAGTCTATCACCCAAACACAAGGCTGATACCAAGGACATCAGTCTATCACCCAAACACAAGGCTGACACCAAGGACATCAGTATATCACCAAAACACAAGGCTGATACCAAGGACATCAGTCTATCACCCAAACACAAGGCTGATACCAAGGACATCAGTCTATCACCAACATCAAACACAAGGCTGATACCAAGGACATCA GCTGATACCAAGGACATCAGTCTATCACCTGAACACAAGGCTGACACCAAGGACATCAGTCTATCACCCAAACACAAGGCTGATACCAAGGACATCAGTCTATCACCCAAACACAAGGCTGATACCAAGGACATCAGTCTATCACCCAAACACAAGGCTGATACCAAGGACATCAGTCTATCACCCAAACACAAGGCTGATACCAGTGACATCAGTCTATCACCCAAACACAAGGCTGATACCAGTGACATCAGTCTATCACCCAAACACAAGGCTGATACCAAGGACATcagtttataa